A genomic segment from Helicoverpa armigera isolate CAAS_96S chromosome 10, ASM3070526v1, whole genome shotgun sequence encodes:
- the LOC110372343 gene encoding uncharacterized protein LOC110372343, with product MLFGTIKKLLSSEYQEFDDTILIESPFKETTRDGRHMLRFVQLGLSSRAFIVASEHDITGKNTTTSEGTPLCRESSVIEILSLYPWESIKLSVFKRTKKQTLKASFINKGIRYFELRDIPKKKIFWTLWCSNIKEVNSSKRKWPFSVSPHAKANYSKKTEGRVAECIELRFIKHGEKQKHSKWKDKYLYLGSQREAEDKVRPVPIPGLGRAEEIKLLYLKPRYFGCWEQSEHWVQCGNSSLDIISQN from the exons ATGCTTTTTGGCACTATCAAAAAATTATTATCTAGTGAATATCAAGAATTTGATGATACAATTTTGATTGAAAGCCCATTTAAAGAAACAACGCGAGATGGCAGGCACATGTTGCGATTTGTGCAGCTAG gtTTGAGCTCAAGAGCTTTTATAGTTGCTTCTGAACATGATATAACTGGGAAAAATACTACAACAAGTGAAGGTACTCCACTATGTCGGGAATCTAGCGTTATAGAAATACTTTCATTGTACCCCTGGGAATCAATAAAATTGTCTGTTTTCAAAAGAACCAAAAAGCAGACACTTAAGGCTTCATTCATCAATAAAGGTATAAGATATTTTGAACTGCGAGACATACCAAAAAAGAag ATATTTTGGACTCTATGGTGCAGTAATATAAAAGAAGTAAATAGTTCGAAGAGAAAATGGCCCTTTTCAGTATCGCCCCATGCAAAGGCCaattatagtaaaaaaacaGAAGGTCGAGTTGCTGAATGCATAGAATTACGTTTCATAAAACATGGTGAAAAG CAGAAACATTCTAAATGGAAAGACAAATACTTATATTTAGGATCCCAAAGGGAAGCTGAAGACAAAGTTCGACCTGTACCAATACCCGGTCTAGGGCGCGCTGAAGAGATAAAACTGTTATACCTGAAACCGCGATATTTTGGATGTTGGGAGCAATCCGAACACTGGGTACAATGTGGCAACAGCTCATTAGATATAATCAGTCAAAATTAA